Proteins encoded in a region of the Myxosarcina sp. GI1 genome:
- a CDS encoding isochorismate synthase MenF has protein sequence MTLVPQAHQSVPSNVELDDFWHNKNLHFAVTDETRIISYTRRIPPADPLAFLQKFACPNSKHFYWENPRKQEAVAAYGITKSTNIASLKRFELAQKFVKECFQQIIRKGENNLTEGKPCVFCNFTFSPKVSEESFSVSTLFLPRFQLIRKNKSYYIIVNFPLQESDSESAIVKQIEQKINSINWSDFKIQISDSCIQNSIDYSETSNSKHFKSVVSLALRSIAKSELSKVVIAHTTELQASIPFQLIKSLNSLREQHPDCYIFSTSNGRGQNFIGASPERLVSIQNKQLVTDALAGSTSRGKTSTEDLYLANLLLKNRKEKREHQAVSNFLIERLRQLNLKPQQLPLQVLKLSNIQHLWTPVYAHLSLDIEPLEIVARLHPTPAVAGIPTAIACEKIQQYEECDRSLYAAPLGWVDLDDNCEFIVGIRSALIDGNRARLYAGAGIVSGSEPEKEFAEVQLKLQSLMKALVQA, from the coding sequence ATGACTCTCGTGCCCCAGGCTCATCAATCGGTTCCGAGTAATGTAGAACTAGACGATTTTTGGCATAACAAAAATTTACATTTTGCCGTCACGGATGAAACCAGAATTATTAGCTATACTCGAAGAATACCTCCTGCCGATCCCTTAGCTTTTTTACAAAAGTTTGCTTGTCCTAATAGCAAACACTTTTATTGGGAAAATCCTCGAAAACAAGAGGCAGTAGCTGCTTATGGAATTACTAAAAGCACAAATATCGCGTCTTTAAAGCGGTTCGAGCTAGCTCAAAAATTTGTTAAAGAGTGTTTTCAACAAATTATTAGAAAAGGAGAAAATAACTTGACAGAAGGCAAGCCCTGTGTGTTCTGTAATTTTACTTTTTCCCCAAAAGTTAGCGAAGAAAGTTTTTCAGTCAGTACGCTCTTTTTACCTCGATTTCAGCTAATAAGAAAAAACAAAAGTTATTATATCATTGTTAATTTTCCCCTTCAAGAATCCGACAGCGAATCAGCAATTGTCAAACAAATAGAGCAAAAAATAAATAGTATTAACTGGTCGGATTTTAAAATACAAATTAGCGACAGTTGTATTCAAAATAGCATTGATTATTCTGAAACTAGTAATTCAAAGCATTTCAAATCTGTAGTAAGTTTGGCACTAAGATCGATAGCCAAATCGGAACTTAGTAAAGTAGTTATCGCTCATACTACCGAACTTCAAGCTTCTATACCCTTTCAACTAATTAAATCTCTTAATAGCTTGAGAGAGCAACATCCAGACTGCTACATTTTTTCTACTAGTAATGGTCGAGGACAGAATTTTATTGGTGCCAGTCCCGAACGCCTGGTTAGTATTCAAAATAAGCAGTTAGTAACCGATGCGTTAGCTGGCTCTACTTCCAGAGGTAAGACAAGTACAGAAGATCTTTATTTAGCTAATTTACTACTTAAAAATCGCAAAGAAAAACGCGAACATCAGGCTGTAAGCAATTTTCTAATCGAACGCTTGCGTCAACTAAACTTAAAACCACAGCAGTTACCACTACAGGTTTTAAAACTATCTAATATACAACATTTATGGACACCAGTTTATGCTCATTTATCATTAGATATCGAACCTTTAGAAATTGTAGCGCGGTTACATCCTACACCCGCAGTTGCTGGTATACCTACAGCAATAGCATGTGAAAAAATTCAACAGTATGAAGAGTGCGATCGCTCGCTATACGCCGCCCCGTTAGGATGGGTCGATCTAGACGATAACTGTGAATTTATTGTTGGTATTCGTTCGGCATTAATTGATGGTAATCGCGCTCGTCTTTATGCTGGAGCGGGAATTGTTTCTGGTTCGGAGCCTGAAAAAGAGTTTGCCGAGGTTCAATTAAAGCTACAGTCTTTAATGAAAGCTTTAGTGCAAGCTTAA
- a CDS encoding RidA family protein, translating into MTIDRIIRTSKAPAPVGPYNQAIAATGQMLFLAGQIALDPQTGEIVAEDIIRQTEQVMNNIEAILKEADAHWTNVVKTSIFLKDLADFAKVNQVYARYFSEASAPARSCVEVSRLPKDVLIEIECIAIL; encoded by the coding sequence ATGACGATCGATAGAATTATTCGCACCAGTAAAGCACCCGCACCTGTCGGTCCTTACAATCAAGCGATCGCCGCTACAGGACAGATGCTGTTTTTAGCAGGTCAAATTGCTCTCGACCCTCAGACAGGAGAGATTGTCGCCGAAGATATTATCAGGCAGACAGAGCAAGTAATGAACAATATCGAGGCAATTTTAAAAGAAGCAGATGCCCACTGGACAAACGTAGTCAAAACTAGCATTTTTCTTAAAGATTTAGCTGATTTTGCCAAGGTAAATCAAGTTTACGCTCGATATTTTTCTGAAGCATCTGCGCCTGCAAGATCGTGCGTTGAGGTATCTCGCCTACCAAAAGATGTGTTAATTGAAATTGAATGTATTGCGATACTTTAA
- the rpsN gene encoding 30S ribosomal protein S14 translates to MAKKSMIEREKKRARLVEKYADKRAELKEQFRTSTSAAEKLELQRQLQQLPRNSAPSRKRNRCWVTGRPRGYYRDFGLSRNVFREWAHEGLLPGVVKSSW, encoded by the coding sequence ATGGCTAAAAAAAGTATGATCGAGCGAGAGAAAAAACGCGCTCGCTTAGTAGAAAAATATGCAGACAAAAGAGCGGAGTTAAAAGAGCAGTTTCGGACATCTACCTCAGCAGCCGAAAAGCTAGAACTTCAGCGTCAACTTCAGCAACTACCACGTAATAGTGCGCCGAGCCGCAAGCGCAATCGTTGTTGGGTAACTGGTAGACCTAGAGGCTATTACAGAGATTTTGGCTTATCCCGTAATGTTTTTCGTGAATGGGCGCATGAGGGACTGCTGCCTGGAGTAGTTAAGTCTAGCTGGTAA
- the lepB gene encoding signal peptidase I, which yields MTRKEENPVAEIFKTLVSAGILAFGIRTFVAEARYIPSSSMEPTLEINDRLIIEKVSYRFNPPKRGDVVVFSPTDTLKEQNFKDAFIKRVIGLPGETVEVKNGEVYIDGEVLSEKYIEDAPDYQYGPIEVPSDRYLVLGDNRNNSYDSHYWGFVPRQNLIGRAIVRFWPLDRLGSLDERPIYPKDSEN from the coding sequence ATGACAAGAAAAGAAGAAAATCCTGTTGCCGAAATTTTTAAAACTTTGGTATCTGCTGGTATTTTAGCGTTTGGAATTCGTACCTTTGTTGCTGAAGCCCGCTACATTCCTTCTTCTTCTATGGAGCCTACGTTAGAAATTAACGATCGCTTGATTATAGAAAAAGTGAGCTATCGCTTTAATCCACCTAAAAGAGGAGATGTAGTAGTTTTTTCTCCTACCGACACACTCAAGGAACAAAACTTTAAAGATGCTTTTATCAAACGAGTTATCGGTCTTCCTGGAGAAACCGTAGAAGTCAAAAATGGCGAAGTTTATATCGACGGCGAAGTTTTAAGCGAAAAGTATATTGAGGATGCTCCCGACTATCAATACGGACCGATAGAAGTACCAAGCGATCGATACCTTGTCTTGGGCGATAATCGCAACAATAGTTATGATTCTCACTACTGGGGATTTGTTCCCCGCCAAAACTTAATTGGGCGAGCTATAGTTCGTTTTTGGCCACTCGATCGTTTGGGTTCTCTAGACGAACGACCAATCTATCCTAAAGATAGTGAGAATTAG
- the glyQ gene encoding glycine--tRNA ligase subunit alpha, producing MTITFQEIISALNQFWSDRGCFIAQPYDTEKGAGTKNPNTFLRALGPEPWSVAYIEPCRRPTDGRYGENPNRFQHYYQYQVLIKPSPNNIQEVYLGSLQALGIHPEDRDIRFVEDNWEDAAVGAWGSGWEVWLDGMEITQFTYFQQCGGIDCRPVSIEITYGLERLAMYLQNVDAINKIRWNDRLNYEDIFLQAEIEQCTYNFEASDPDLLFKLFNLYEREAKQLIERGLVMPGLDYVLKCSHSFNLLDARGVIAVTERTRYIGIIRNLARQVARLYIEQRENLGFPLINKDTDRIAS from the coding sequence ATGACCATTACCTTTCAGGAAATCATTTCTGCTTTAAACCAGTTTTGGAGCGATCGCGGATGTTTTATCGCTCAACCTTACGACACTGAAAAAGGTGCGGGGACAAAAAATCCCAATACTTTTTTAAGAGCTTTGGGTCCCGAACCTTGGTCGGTAGCATACATAGAGCCTTGCCGCCGACCGACAGATGGGAGATATGGCGAAAATCCCAATCGCTTTCAGCATTATTATCAATACCAAGTTTTAATCAAACCTTCTCCCAATAATATTCAAGAAGTTTATCTTGGTTCGTTACAAGCTTTGGGTATTCATCCTGAAGATCGCGATATTCGTTTTGTAGAAGATAACTGGGAAGATGCTGCTGTAGGAGCCTGGGGCTCGGGCTGGGAAGTATGGTTAGACGGCATGGAAATAACACAGTTTACTTATTTTCAGCAGTGTGGTGGTATTGATTGTCGTCCTGTTTCTATTGAAATCACTTATGGTTTAGAAAGATTAGCGATGTATCTTCAGAACGTCGATGCAATTAACAAAATTCGCTGGAACGACCGCTTAAATTACGAAGATATATTTTTACAAGCAGAGATCGAACAGTGTACTTATAACTTTGAAGCTTCCGATCCCGATTTATTGTTTAAGCTGTTTAATCTTTACGAACGAGAAGCAAAACAGTTAATCGAACGAGGATTAGTCATGCCTGGCTTGGATTATGTATTGAAATGCTCTCATAGTTTTAATTTGTTGGATGCTAGAGGAGTAATTGCCGTTACCGAAAGAACTCGTTACATCGGCATAATTCGCAATTTAGCAAGACAAGTCGCTCGCCTGTACATCGAGCAAAGAGAAAATTTGGGTTTTCCTCTAATAAATAAAGACACAGATCGAATTGCCAGCTAA
- a CDS encoding ribose-phosphate pyrophosphokinase, translating into MEKNQLLSDSNRLRLFSGSANVPLAQEVSRYLGIDLAPMIRKRFADGELYVQIQESIRGADVYLLQPCCNPVNDHLMELMIVIDACRRASARQITAVIPYYGYARADRKTAGRESITAKLVANLFVQAGANRVLAMDLHSAQIQGYFDIPFDHVYGSPVILEYLASKNFRDIVVVSPDVGGVARARAFAKKLDDAPLAIIDKRRQDHNVAEVMNLIGNVRGKTAVLVDDMIDTAGTLTEGARLLRQEGARQIYACATHAVFSGDAVSRLQSGLFEEVIVTNTIPIPEKKQFPQLTVLSVANLIGEAIWRIHEESSVSSMFR; encoded by the coding sequence ATGGAGAAAAACCAGTTACTTTCAGACTCCAATCGTCTTAGATTGTTTTCTGGTTCTGCTAATGTCCCTCTCGCTCAAGAGGTATCCCGCTATTTAGGCATAGATTTAGCTCCCATGATTCGCAAGCGGTTTGCTGATGGAGAACTTTACGTACAAATTCAAGAATCTATTCGCGGAGCAGATGTATATTTACTTCAACCATGTTGCAATCCAGTAAACGATCATTTAATGGAATTAATGATTGTTATTGATGCCTGCCGTAGAGCCTCAGCAAGGCAAATTACAGCAGTGATTCCCTACTATGGTTATGCCAGGGCAGACCGTAAAACTGCGGGAAGAGAATCAATTACAGCCAAATTAGTTGCCAATTTATTCGTTCAAGCAGGAGCCAATCGGGTCTTGGCAATGGATTTACATTCCGCGCAAATTCAAGGCTATTTTGATATTCCCTTCGATCATGTTTATGGTTCGCCCGTTATTTTAGAATATTTAGCTAGCAAAAATTTTCGTGATATAGTTGTAGTCTCTCCCGATGTAGGCGGTGTAGCTAGGGCGAGAGCTTTTGCCAAAAAACTTGACGATGCACCTCTAGCGATTATAGATAAGCGTCGTCAAGATCATAATGTAGCTGAAGTTATGAATTTAATTGGCAATGTTAGAGGTAAAACTGCCGTCTTGGTCGATGATATGATCGATACTGCTGGCACCTTAACTGAAGGAGCTAGATTGTTGAGACAAGAAGGAGCGAGACAAATTTATGCTTGTGCTACTCATGCAGTTTTTTCTGGTGATGCTGTCTCCCGTTTGCAAAGTGGATTATTTGAAGAAGTTATCGTTACCAATACAATTCCTATTCCAGAAAAGAAACAATTCCCACAGCTAACTGTTTTATCTGTAGCTAATCTAATTGGGGAAGCAATTTGGCGCATTCACGAAGAAAGTTCGGTTAGCAGTATGTTTCGCTAG
- a CDS encoding DUF4388 domain-containing protein: MSISNTLESFSLPELFRLIEQSSKSGRLIVQIPQGLKKLGQNSSVYYIWFDRGYLIAVSNCLNYRGTIDLIGDRGWLSPPIIKRLRILCPPQVPLGVYLVKMKLLSREQLSLVFQLQLHQVYQLFSLSCGSFKFDEFGELQDRILTLPWLEMTGYKIRTIEVSLYALRLIENWEMFTDQLPEASFALKRLVAQPHLKLIAVERQVWELADGVTSIANMARKTLLPEKEIQIAAFRIMVVGLVEEVFLSNYGWQMLNENYSSFANKNITSTPAANRDSKKLTSNLIEFITDKFTKKSHTT, encoded by the coding sequence ATGAGTATTAGTAACACTCTAGAATCTTTCTCTTTACCAGAGTTGTTTCGCCTGATAGAACAGAGCAGTAAGTCAGGTCGTCTGATCGTGCAGATTCCTCAAGGGCTAAAAAAACTCGGGCAGAATAGCTCGGTTTACTATATTTGGTTCGATCGAGGTTACTTGATTGCCGTTAGTAACTGCCTGAACTACAGGGGAACGATCGATTTGATTGGCGATCGCGGTTGGTTGAGTCCGCCAATTATCAAGCGACTCCGCATCCTGTGTCCTCCTCAAGTACCTTTAGGAGTATATCTGGTAAAAATGAAGCTACTAAGTCGCGAACAGCTTAGTTTGGTTTTTCAGCTACAGCTTCATCAGGTCTATCAGTTGTTTTCCCTCAGCTGCGGGAGTTTTAAATTTGATGAGTTTGGCGAACTACAAGATCGCATTTTGACTCTTCCCTGGTTAGAAATGACGGGCTACAAAATTAGAACTATAGAAGTGTCTTTATATGCTTTAAGGCTGATTGAAAACTGGGAGATGTTTACCGACCAGTTACCCGAAGCTAGTTTTGCTCTCAAACGTTTAGTTGCCCAGCCTCACCTCAAGCTAATTGCTGTAGAACGTCAGGTGTGGGAACTAGCAGACGGTGTTACTTCTATAGCCAATATGGCTAGAAAAACTCTACTGCCTGAAAAAGAAATTCAAATTGCTGCCTTTAGAATTATGGTAGTAGGATTAGTTGAAGAAGTTTTTCTTTCCAATTACGGTTGGCAGATGCTAAACGAAAATTATTCGAGTTTTGCTAACAAGAACATTACTTCAACCCCCGCAGCCAACCGAGACAGTAAAAAACTAACTAGTAATTTAATAGAATTTATCACCGACAAATTTACCAAAAAATCTCACACTACCTGA
- the mraY gene encoding phospho-N-acetylmuramoyl-pentapeptide-transferase codes for MGAKSLSTPKSFAPSGLSLLVALSSILLLGAIALDGFSGRFANGTDCLVFPLLTSGVISILLGWAVIPWLNRLKTGQIIREDGPQTHLQKAGTPTMGGIFFVPVAVSIALVWTQFNWETVAVALVTLSYGSIGWLDDWQVLRRKSNKGISPKTKLLLQIAVGILFALWLLWQQLPAITTISLPGFDLSLGLLILPLIVFVLAAESNATNLTDGVDGLAAGTGAIASLALAAIVAPSSPDLMIFCACLSGSCLGFLVYNRNPATVFMGDTGSIALGGALAAVGIISSNLWALFVVSGIFFIESLSVIVQVGYYKATKDETGKGKRLFKMAPIHHHLELSGWSETQVVGLFYAIAIFLGVLAFFIR; via the coding sequence GTGGGTGCTAAATCGCTTTCAACTCCAAAATCGTTTGCTCCCTCTGGATTGAGTTTACTTGTAGCTTTAAGTTCAATCCTTTTGTTAGGAGCGATAGCTTTAGATGGTTTTTCTGGTAGATTTGCCAACGGCACAGATTGCCTTGTCTTTCCCCTATTGACATCGGGTGTAATTAGTATTCTTTTAGGTTGGGCGGTAATTCCCTGGTTAAACCGCCTTAAAACAGGACAAATTATTCGGGAAGACGGTCCCCAAACTCATTTACAAAAAGCAGGTACACCTACTATGGGAGGAATTTTTTTTGTGCCTGTAGCGGTATCGATTGCTTTAGTTTGGACTCAATTTAATTGGGAAACAGTAGCTGTAGCCTTAGTTACTTTAAGCTATGGCAGCATTGGCTGGCTTGATGATTGGCAAGTATTGCGCCGCAAATCTAATAAAGGTATTTCTCCCAAAACCAAACTATTGCTGCAAATTGCAGTAGGAATTTTGTTTGCTCTCTGGTTACTGTGGCAGCAACTTCCTGCAATTACTACTATAAGTTTGCCTGGATTTGACTTGTCTTTAGGGTTGTTGATATTGCCTTTAATTGTTTTTGTTTTAGCAGCAGAAAGCAACGCTACCAATCTTACTGATGGAGTAGATGGTTTGGCGGCAGGCACGGGAGCGATCGCTTCATTGGCTTTGGCAGCAATTGTTGCTCCTAGTTCTCCAGATTTAATGATTTTTTGCGCCTGTCTGAGCGGTAGCTGTTTGGGATTTTTGGTTTACAATCGCAATCCTGCCACTGTATTTATGGGCGATACGGGTTCTATCGCTTTAGGTGGAGCTTTAGCTGCGGTAGGCATTATTAGCAGCAATTTGTGGGCTTTGTTTGTAGTTAGTGGGATTTTTTTTATCGAGTCACTGTCAGTAATTGTTCAGGTTGGTTACTACAAGGCTACAAAAGATGAAACTGGTAAAGGTAAGCGTTTGTTTAAAATGGCACCAATTCACCATCATCTCGAACTTAGTGGCTGGTCGGAAACGCAGGTTGTAGGTTTGTTTTACGCGATCGCCATTTTCTTAGGAGTCTTAGCTTTTTTTATTCGTTAA
- a CDS encoding DUF3134 domain-containing protein has protein sequence MKNPALLQEPRYEPAIVIPLKQEASLLDWLKASGRLIPREPVEKENVTSEDDLEALIDNEDDFEDSEDV, from the coding sequence ATGAAAAATCCAGCTTTATTACAAGAACCTCGTTACGAACCTGCGATTGTTATTCCCCTCAAACAAGAAGCTTCTTTATTAGATTGGCTAAAAGCTAGCGGTCGTCTTATTCCTCGCGAACCCGTAGAAAAAGAGAATGTTACCAGTGAAGACGATTTAGAAGCTTTGATTGACAACGAAGACGATTTTGAGGATAGCGAAGACGTATAG
- the menD gene encoding 2-succinyl-5-enolpyruvyl-6-hydroxy-3-cyclohexene-1-carboxylic-acid synthase has translation MIDFRNKNTLWASVIASTLQHLGLSDVVVCPGSRSAPLTVALARHRDLKTIPILDERSAAFFALGIAKRTSIPTVLVCTSGTAGANFYPAVIEAQQSNVPLIIFTADRPPQLRNCHAGQTIEQLKLYGNYCNWHTELALPAANLEMLFYLRQNIIQAVRRSLLPFPGVVHLNVPFCEPLAPIEEPEIKALQSQFDLADFFEAVMPLPVTFSSLQVPIEQWRSYDRGIIIAGLAQPSKPGAYCRAVSFLSQLLSFPVLAEALSPVRHYASLNPYLISTYDFILREEKIAEELLPDLVIQVGELPTSKQLRNWLKSISCPRVIIDPRPQNFDPLHRKTIHLPTSIEQIDRERAKGLIYNKQTSLYCQQWCELETKIRQNINYEMMASDRLYEGKIAWLLSHSLPAKTPIFFANSMSVRNAEFFLQPNERQIVPYFCRGANGIDGTLSTALGIAHCNRPTVLVSGDLALLHDTNGFLISNKFQGHLTIILVNNNGGGIFEMLPISQFQDIFEDYFATPQIVDFANLAASYGIAYKAITHWQQLSKLLNNLPNEGIRILELKCDRQIDAKFLQTNFFKLTKKIKIKKN, from the coding sequence ATGATTGACTTTCGCAATAAAAATACTTTATGGGCTTCGGTTATAGCCTCTACTCTACAGCATTTGGGTTTATCCGATGTAGTAGTTTGTCCTGGTTCGCGTTCTGCTCCGTTAACGGTTGCTTTAGCACGGCATCGAGATTTAAAAACTATTCCAATTTTAGACGAACGCTCTGCAGCTTTTTTTGCCTTGGGAATTGCTAAAAGAACTAGCATACCTACCGTTTTAGTCTGTACTTCGGGAACTGCTGGAGCTAATTTCTATCCTGCTGTAATTGAGGCACAACAAAGTAATGTTCCTCTAATTATCTTTACTGCCGATCGCCCGCCGCAATTGCGTAACTGTCATGCAGGACAGACTATCGAGCAACTAAAACTATATGGGAACTATTGTAATTGGCATACAGAACTAGCTTTACCAGCAGCCAATTTAGAAATGCTGTTCTATCTCAGGCAAAATATTATTCAGGCTGTCAGGCGATCGCTGTTACCTTTTCCAGGTGTAGTTCATCTTAACGTGCCATTTTGCGAACCTCTGGCACCCATAGAGGAACCTGAAATAAAAGCTTTGCAATCGCAGTTCGATTTAGCTGACTTTTTTGAGGCTGTTATGCCTCTTCCCGTTACATTTAGCTCTCTTCAAGTTCCAATAGAACAGTGGCGGTCGTATGATAGAGGAATTATTATTGCAGGTTTAGCACAGCCAAGCAAACCAGGAGCTTACTGTCGAGCAGTCTCATTTTTATCTCAACTATTATCTTTTCCCGTACTTGCCGAAGCTTTATCGCCCGTACGCCATTATGCTTCACTCAATCCCTATTTAATTTCTACTTACGACTTTATTTTACGTGAGGAAAAAATAGCTGAAGAATTACTGCCAGATCTTGTAATTCAAGTTGGCGAACTCCCAACTAGCAAACAGTTGCGTAATTGGTTAAAAAGTATTTCTTGCCCACGGGTAATTATCGATCCTCGACCACAAAACTTCGATCCTTTGCATAGAAAAACAATTCATTTACCGACTTCTATCGAGCAAATAGATCGCGAACGAGCTAAAGGTTTAATTTATAACAAACAAACATCGCTTTATTGTCAGCAATGGTGTGAGCTAGAAACTAAAATCAGACAGAATATAAATTATGAAATGATGGCGAGCGATCGCCTCTATGAAGGTAAAATTGCTTGGTTACTTTCCCATAGTTTACCTGCCAAAACACCAATTTTTTTTGCCAACAGTATGTCGGTAAGAAACGCAGAATTTTTTCTACAGCCAAATGAGCGGCAAATTGTCCCTTATTTTTGTCGTGGTGCTAACGGAATTGACGGTACTTTATCGACAGCTTTAGGTATTGCTCACTGCAATCGCCCTACAGTTTTAGTATCCGGGGATCTGGCTTTACTACACGATACCAATGGCTTTTTAATCAGCAATAAGTTTCAAGGACATTTAACTATTATTTTGGTCAACAATAATGGTGGGGGAATTTTTGAAATGCTACCCATTTCTCAGTTTCAAGATATTTTTGAAGATTATTTTGCTACACCTCAAATAGTTGATTTTGCGAATTTAGCAGCTAGTTATGGTATTGCTTATAAAGCTATCACTCACTGGCAGCAGTTATCGAAACTATTAAACAATTTACCAAATGAGGGAATTAGAATTTTAGAATTGAAATGCGATCGTCAAATTGATGCCAAATTTTTACAGACCAATTTTTTTAAGCTTACAAAAAAAATAAAAATAAAAAAAAATTAA
- the bioD gene encoding dethiobiotin synthase, whose product MNALLIAGTDTDVGKTFVTVSLAAYYQNWLDRTNRANSIGILKLAQTGVGDIELYQKLFGDSSKIVSQVALRFAKPLAPPIAAAAEGKNVDLNSIWQNLVSLRQQQDLVLVEALGGLGSPVTEELTIADLAASWRLPTVLIVPVKLGAIAQAVANVALARSSNIELKGIILNCNRPLQSEAEIADLTPIDLIQSLTQIPVIGILPYIQLEDTQKLAAVVANWDLELILPL is encoded by the coding sequence GTGAATGCCTTATTAATTGCAGGTACCGATACTGATGTCGGCAAAACTTTCGTTACTGTATCTTTAGCTGCTTATTACCAGAACTGGCTCGATCGCACTAACCGAGCTAATTCTATAGGAATCTTAAAGCTGGCTCAAACAGGAGTAGGTGACATCGAGCTATATCAGAAACTATTTGGCGACTCAAGTAAAATTGTTTCACAAGTTGCTCTGCGTTTTGCCAAACCTCTGGCACCGCCTATTGCGGCTGCAGCAGAAGGAAAAAATGTCGATCTCAACTCGATATGGCAGAATTTAGTCTCCTTGAGACAGCAACAAGATCTAGTATTGGTTGAAGCTTTAGGCGGCTTAGGCTCTCCCGTTACTGAAGAATTAACCATAGCCGATTTAGCGGCAAGTTGGAGGTTGCCTACGGTTTTAATCGTACCAGTAAAATTAGGTGCGATCGCTCAAGCAGTCGCGAATGTAGCTCTAGCGCGCAGCTCGAACATCGAATTAAAAGGAATTATTTTAAACTGCAATCGTCCCTTACAGTCGGAAGCTGAAATAGCCGATCTGACTCCCATAGATTTAATCCAATCTTTAACCCAAATACCTGTGATTGGAATTTTGCCTTACATACAACTTGAAGATACGCAAAAACTAGCTGCTGTAGTGGCAAATTGGGATTTAGAATTGATTTTACCTTTGTAG
- the menA gene encoding 2-carboxy-1,4-naphthoquinone phytyltransferase has protein sequence MAFEQTITKNSQLWLAAIKPPIYSVAVVPIAVGTAMAYFDTRLFDVRAFGTFLAAAISILAWLNLTNDVFDSETGIDVNKAHSVVNLTGNKSLVFAIANIFLSCGLLGILALTWWQQDFTVLGLVSLCCLLGYAYQGPPFRWGYLGLGEIICFFTFGPGAVSAAYYAQTETFSASNLAISTIIGISTSIILFCSHFHQVEDDLAAGKRSPIVRLGTETGAQILAWSTASIYILTVIGIILGYLPLLTSIVFASLPWAAQLINHINCYHDCPAKVSNSKFIAVNLYLTSSGLLIAGLVWSTYI, from the coding sequence ATGGCATTCGAGCAAACAATCACCAAAAATTCCCAACTATGGTTAGCCGCAATCAAACCTCCTATTTATAGTGTAGCGGTTGTTCCAATCGCTGTTGGCACTGCAATGGCATATTTTGATACTCGTCTGTTTGACGTTCGAGCTTTCGGTACTTTTCTGGCGGCAGCAATTTCGATCTTAGCCTGGTTGAACTTAACTAATGATGTTTTTGACTCCGAAACTGGTATTGACGTAAATAAAGCCCATTCGGTAGTAAATTTGACTGGTAATAAATCTTTGGTCTTTGCGATCGCCAATATTTTCTTGAGTTGTGGATTACTCGGTATTTTAGCTTTGACTTGGTGGCAGCAAGACTTTACGGTTTTGGGTTTGGTTTCATTATGCTGTCTGTTGGGCTATGCTTACCAAGGTCCTCCTTTTCGTTGGGGCTATTTAGGATTGGGAGAGATAATCTGCTTTTTTACCTTTGGTCCTGGGGCAGTTTCTGCTGCCTATTACGCTCAAACCGAAACCTTTTCTGCATCAAATCTAGCTATCTCTACAATTATCGGCATTAGCACTTCAATTATTCTATTCTGTTCTCATTTTCATCAGGTAGAAGACGATTTAGCAGCAGGCAAGCGATCGCCAATAGTGCGGTTGGGAACGGAAACTGGAGCGCAAATTCTGGCCTGGTCTACTGCTAGTATTTATATACTTACGGTAATTGGGATTATTTTAGGCTACTTACCGTTGCTGACATCGATCGTTTTCGCTAGTTTACCCTGGGCAGCGCAATTAATAAATCATATTAATTGCTATCACGATTGTCCTGCTAAAGTTAGCAATAGTAAATTTATTGCAGTTAATCTCTACTTAACTAGTTCTGGTTTGCTAATTGCAGGACTAGTATGGAGTACCTATATTTAA